ttgtcgctaagcggtttccctctaatcgctctggacgctcagcagtccattctggtgctcagcggttcacttgtagtcgactatatgcgccatgcattcgactgtattagttgcttgatttgaaattttattgtgctcatgaacagtaacagctatatttttaaaagttagttgagcaatGAATGATAGTCAACTGCTTTGATTGTGGAATTAATTGGTTTAATTGAAACACTACTATTGTGTCTTAActattataactaatttaatcCATTCGTCTGTATTAGTATTGGAATCCACTACAGGAGCGTTTGCTtcatagaaatctataaatagacggaATCTGAGTTGtttcagagaacttttggaaatctaacactttcatattcttttttagATTGTCCTTTGAAGGAAttgagctccaagaactcatcaagaagacggttgtgatctttctttgaggagtttctgaaggagaattaTGCTGCACACACTGCTTGATCAGAATTTGCACATTGAACTGCTTCTGGTTTAATCAAGATACTTGTTGGCAttcgtggtgattgttgttaccTGTTGCGACTACAGgagttggactcgtggagtttggtacactttgaggattgttcaaagtgggttgcagatatcaggagaggggatatcttgctgcaagtcttgttgtattgttgttgcctatattttggttagagggttagagaggtgttttatattttggttagttGCTGCCTTGCTATAAAAACCTTGAaaattatagtgcatttgcttcctggtattggaaggacactagatgtaggcattgaggtcgaaccagtacAAAAACCTgaatttgaattctctatccctactcttttacattcgcTCGACTTTACAATTCTTGTAGTCAACTTCATTTTTCCGttgcacttaattttctattacttgtgattcaagaaagtttctaaagttttataaaaattgcGAAAAGAATCTAattttgaaaaccaaccaattcacccccccctctcttggtgttaaaacaaAGCCTACCTATTTCCCAACAATTGAcaccagagttggttttcataagatatttgaaaaactagttgactctgtttttctttgaatcgactatataaacctggggatggcttcttGTTTTCAAAGTTTTGGTGAAGgcgcttcaacaaacagaccacctctgtttggtggtaaaaattaccttttttggaaaattagaatgcaaatcatTCTTGAATCTgtggatagaggaatttgggatgcaacaaTGAATGAACCTTTTGTGCCTACTAAAACTGTTGATGATAAAACTGTTGTTAAACCTTTTACTAAATGGTctattgatgaaaatagaaaggcacaatttgatattaaagctaggaatattattgcctctgcactaatagtagatgaatttttcaggatatctcaatgcaaatctgcaaaggaaatgtgggatgtcttggaggTTACTCATGAAGGTATTGATGAGGTTaagagagcaaggaagaattctctAATTCAAGAGTATGAGCTTTTTCGAATGAAGGCTGGAGAGACTATCTATGAAGTCCAGAAAAGGTTCACACATATAGTTAATCACCTTATGGCTCTTGGGAAAGCATTTGATAAagaggagatcaacatcaaaTTTCTGgaaagtctgaacagaaattggcaaccaaaagtcacagcaatctctgaatccaaggatcttacaactatgaacatggctaccttgtttggcaagctaagAGAACACGAATttgaacttggtagattaaaggatgaagaagagattgaagaaaagaagtccattgctctgaaggctacaagcaagaaaaactcaaagtCTGATGACTTTGATGCAGAGATGGACAAAAAGGAATTGATGACCATGATGGTAAGGAAGTTCAATcgatttatgaaaaatgatagtcgacttactaaccatgcaggtaaaagtaaatcaaagaaaaactttAGATCAGACGTTGTCCATTGCTATGAGTGTGGAaaagaaggacacatcaagcAAGAATGTCTTCAGTTgaagccaaagcagaaaggaaacaaaagattccctcaagataaaagcagaaaacaaagaggagcatacattgcttgggaaaacagTGATTCTGACACCTCaagtgatgatgatgttgatcgtgttgagattgttgacaacacaatttctatatcaatctagttttttatgatgacaacacattgcttaataacaagtacatgttgttgctgcattacatgttcttatgctgattaaactgtaatatttgttgaacatgtgtatgtgaatgtgtatgtactatgttacatgttcttgtgttgattgtttgatatatttctggaacatgtgtatatgctttaatgtgctgtgtgctatgcatcatttcatatgttttactgcacttATATTAtagcaagaaatcacaagcacttttacgaacttattcttgtgttGCAAAGTTCTAGTAAactcgactacattactaatggattcgactatgctaaaacctttgtacaaattttgaaaatcagtgctatgtgcgattttgagaagaaaagaatttcaaagtgtttgacattgtgatagtcgacaCTGTGTTTTAAAAATTCGACTatatcttttgtttgttttggaattttgttatgttcttgcactctaacgactatatttttaaaagttaattgagcattgatgactttgtcaattgtattgaatgagttctgttatttgttgaccatagtctactaagttgactaaactgttataactgcaTAATACAATAGACTGAATTAGTATCACATTCGACTGAGTATCTGActgtttaacagaaatctataaatagactgaacactagtttgttcgcaagacttttgatgatctgacattttcatttatgtttcatatttctcgttactccaagaattctccaagaagacggtggtgatctttcttgaaagagattcaaaaagGAGATTCAATTGTGCATTCATTGGCTGATCAAcgtctgcacaagaaggtgcttctgttatTGATCGggtaggcttggcatcttgtgaagactgctggaattttctgagaggcttggcatcctctGAAGATTGCatgaattggacctgttgtgatatagggggatagttcactttgaggattgttcaaagtggtgttgcagattatagaagaggggattcttgctacaagtctgattgtgttatgcaactatattttggttttgggttagagaggagatttatatttttgacgtggaggtcttctataaattccttgttgtaaaaaccgcaaccattatagtgcattttcttcctaagttggaaggacactggatgtaggcattgttggccgaaccagtataaaaatctgtgtttgcatttctctatatcccttatcttttacattctagtcgactttattctttacgcagtcaactacgtaatttccactgcatacatattctgattgcttgcaattcaagaaatttcaaaaagctttatactttgattgcaagattgcgaaaagaaagtgtttttgaaacaacaccaattcaccctcccccctcttggtgaaataaagaagccaacctgttttccaacacaaGACTCGTCGTGGATTAGAGGTCAAGACAAACCGGTCTAGGGAAAGCTAAGACAAAATGGGTTGGGTCGAAGATTAAGCAAGTTAAGTTTGACTAACAGTCGAGACTAGTTGATCCTAAAAtgaatgttgagattgttgtttCACACTAAAGGTCGAGACAGACTGACATATGTAGCCACTTTGGAAGTCAtaatatggattttcatttttgAGAGACGAATCTCTTGGTTATTGGTTTAGAACTCTGATTCTtataaagattaacatctttgtggcGATTATTCCTTTGCTTATCAATCTGCTAGATTGTAGCGTCTCCATCTATCTTATCAACCTCCACTCCAAGCAAATAGTCGAGACGACCAGACCAAGTCACAATTAAAATTAGGCAGAATTGAACTAGAACCAAAATTTTGTTATGGACCATGATATGTTAACAAATACATAAGCGGTTATAAGacgtcaaatttaaaaatacacaaTGATAAAAATTCATAAGAACTCTTAGACCAAAAATTTGGTCACATTCAAATAACTTACTTCGAAAaagctaatatatatatatatatatatatataataaattcaaaatataaatgattgtgatatgaataaaatactattattaacattattagaaaacaaaattgaattctCTCGTGCATTATATCTatgctttttaatatttaaacaaacgTGTGATCAATATCCAGCCACGTTGTCTCTAATGTCATCAGGTCATAAACATTAAAAGCACATTTGCACTTCTTAATTTATAATGCTTTGAAtcgattttttattatttagaatcgattatattaacttagcaaattgaaagtggaataatatatataaatatagagggGCACAATTTCGGTAATTGAAAAGTACACAATTTCTAGGGGCGGGATGTCAATTTGTTATTAATCAAAcgacatatattactttttatctAATTGATGCTTAAATGTCGAACGTGGTAGGTCTTCGACGTTCATACGACATGGTGGCTACTAACCATTATTACACGATGTACGTCAtcggttcatctataaatatagcttgCATTTCACATAATCCCTTGCCTCCTGTTTCCATATTGAACATAtaaggattcatgttttttattttttttgtgttttcttttcctaAGAATTTTAAGCATTTATGTTCTTCATATTCCAATTTGATTAGCTCGAACTTGAAAGTGGTTCATTCATCGTCATTTCATATGAAGGAGCCTTTTCAAGTTCAagttaacaaaatgtttttatttatattacagAAATGCTTAACATATCTTACAGAAAGGGAAAtgcttaggaaaaagaaatatggttcacaatatgtttaatgacGAAATAATTTTAggatctaaaataattatataaaaaagtttttcaaCTTCATCATTCTACAATGTATGAatcgttttttaaattttcttggGTTTGTCTTCTACCATTACATTCAGAGCTATTTGATTTCCTATGTAGTTGACGTCACATATTGAGTCCATGTCATGTCTTCTTTAACTAGTAGCCAAACGTCTTGCATTTTTTActcttctcttatttttctttcaatcaaacgTCGAAGCCTCGGGGGGCATAGATGTTAAcactctgacaagtgtaccagatcgtctTACTGTCCTTGGAGACCTTTCATaagaagatagcggaagcaataaaggtaggactaggtgttggtgcatcggtgTCACAAGTGGCAGAGATGACGGTCGACGACATTGGTTAGTGATAGTGGTCGGCGACGGTAACCAGCGACGGTGGCTGGAGACgatggccggagacggtggatGGCCGACAACGGCGGCCTGCCGGCGACAGTGGATAGAGGACGACAACGAACGATGGCGAACAACGACACTGGTGAGACAGAAACTAGGAATCacccattgaagtataaagaCACAAAAGTAGAGTAGAAAAGGATCAAAAAACCTGATAtcaacttgagaattaaactgtaaaataatactagagggcttgattgatccttctcataatcttctatttataaaaataaattgatacaagagtacatgataattagggtaaccctaaacacaatataatcatgataaataaggtcaccctagacacaatataatcatgataaatagggtaaccctagacacaatataatcatgataaataggataaccctagacacaatataatcatgataaatagggtaaccctagacacaatataatcatgataaatagggtaaccctagacacaatataatcatgataaatagggtaaccctagacacaatataatgatgataaatagggtaaatattctaacatatagatttaagatttttttcaaacttatatttaaaatttaaatgcatTGAAGTTTATTTATGGGAAGcgaaaacataaatttaagttttaaggtttaTTCAAGACCAAATTgtgataaaatatgttttgactTTGCATAGATATCTTATATGCAGTCTTGTTCTTGTGACAGGTGCAAAGCGTCTTGTTCCACTAGGGCTAGGTGATGACGATCAATCCATTGAGGATGATTTTGTTGCTTGGTAAGTATATTTCTGTTGTGCATAAAATTCCCTAGTGTGACTGtgtatatacatacacatatataaattatttgaaatgtgGTATTTCAGTTAGCTATTGGCTCTTTTCTAAAGCTGTCAAAACAGGCTCTCGCTGGCCTAACCCACCACGAGTTGATTACTTGGTGAGCTAACCCAACTTAATTTTCTTATCAATGAGTTCAAAAAAAATGAAGCTAACCCAACTCACTACAGGTTGGAGGATTAAACGGACTagtccacttttttttttttttttaaattgcagcttttttttgctttttttttctttcatatacctttttctaatatgaaaaatgaaactaaattcCAACTTACTAGAATAACGCcacaaaaaattatcatattaatatgtatatatggTCATaacgtaatatatatatatatatatatatatatatatatatatatatatatatatatatatatatatatatatatatatatatatatatataatacctgTAAATGGTAATTCTAAATATTAAGTTAATGTGCATTCCAAACACAAGCATTAAATGATTCTAAATGGTTCGTGCCTTACTGTGTGTGCAAGGGGTGGGGTTGGTTGATAGGACCCTTAATAAGGATCATATGGTGGGAAGTGCATATGAGCCTGTTACTCAGCAAGGAAAAATTATAGAAGGAATAGATAGGCCCAAAATATAGAATGTGCAtgtaagaagaaagaaagtggGGGTTAGGAAAAGAAATAGGGAGAAGTTAGTTAGGATGGGGAATGATGTGTCAAGAATTTAAGGATGGGGGAATTCTGTTATAAGAAAGAGTAGGAAGAGTGTGAAGGGGGAGGAAGGTTATGAGTTGGTTAGGAGGAGAGTAATTTTCTGGAGGATTGTAGGACTCTGGTTTTACATGTGGTTGAAGAGCTTTCGGCTCAGTCATCTTTTTACTGCATAATACTTGAATAATATACTTGTGACTTGCAGTCTTATTGTTGGGTTTCTATCATTGGTCTGACCTGCCGGATCCCGAGAAGAGCTAGCAGTGTTATCCATGCCACCCAAAATTTCCGACTGAGTTGAAGCAGTGGAGGAAAGATTGTTAGCGATGGAAGTGTCAGTACGTGAGACGTTGGGGGAATTTCGCCGATTAATGTTGGAAGAGTTTACTAAGTTGCGTAATGAGCAAGCGGGAGATCGTCgagaatcttcattttcatataTGAATTCAGGGGTAGAGTATAAAATGGCAGAAAAGAAGGTGGAATTGCCATCATTTGATGGTACCGACCCTGTGGGATGGATCACGAGGGCAGAAACATACTTTGAAGTGCAAGGTCTACAGAAGAGGTGAAGGTCCGATTGGCCAAACTGAGTATGGAAGGTGCAACCATTCATTGGTTCAATCTTCTACAAGAAGCAGAAGTGGGGTTGTCGTTGACCAAGTTAAAAAGGGAGTTGATCGGTCGTTATGGTGGGCGTACTAACGATAATCCTTTCGAGGAGTTGAAAGATTTGTCGCAGACGGGTAGCGTAAACGAGTACCTGGCGGAGTTTGAGTATATCTCGTCTCAAGTATATCGTTTACCAGAGTATATCGTTTACCAGAGGAGCAATATCTTGGCTATTTTATTGGAGGATTGCGATCAGAGATTCGTCGGAGGGTTCACACCTTCAACCCGGTGAATCGTCTGCAACCCATGCGCCTGGCTCGAGATGTGGAAGAAGAATTGCAAGGGGAAGGATTTCAGCGTAGAGGAGGAGCACGAGGTTGGAAAAGCAATCGAGATTGGGGTACATGTCAAGGAGAGAAGTTTGGATTCGGGTTGGGTCAAGGCCCAAATTTGGGGAAATTAGGAGTTGGGTTAGGCACAACCCAGAACACACAAACTAAACCCTTATCGGTAGGGAGTTCAAGTCCTCACGAGTCCAACTCGGCGACACCACAAAGCAGTGTTTTCGGTGATCATTCTTCGATTGCCGATCGGAATCGCGGCACGAAACATTTGCCTTACTCCGAATTGATGAATAGGAAAGCTCAAGGGCTTTGTTTCAGATGTGGTGAAAAATATCACCCCTTGCATAGATGCACGGAGCGGCAACTGCAAATGGTGGTGTTAGCGGACGATGAAACAGTAAATGAATCAGGGGAAGTTATCGCGAGTGAGATGCGAGAAGAGGAAGATGATTGTACCTTGGAGTGTGGGTCTATGGAGTTGTTCGCAAAGGTTGAAGTGTCGTGGGATGGTCGAAATCACCCTTCAACTCTGCGTATAAAGGGGAGTCTCAATGGAGTAACCTTGAGAGTGTTGATTGATAGTTGGGCTAGTCACAATTTCATCTCTCCCCATGTAGTGGCTGCTCTAGAGTTGAAAGtggacaaaagaaaaatgattggGGTGCGTCTAGGATATCGGCATCAGATCTCTACTGCGGGAAAATGTGAGAAGTTGGACGTTCAACTAGGAGAATTCTCTACTACGCTGGAGCCATATGGCTGCGGAGATTTGAGAAGGTTATTTTTGATTGGGAAGAGATAACTCTAAGTTTCCTTTGGCAAGACAAATATCTAGACAAATATCTAGAACTACAAGGTCAGAAATCAGAAAAATATGAAGCAATGTCTCCAACCGGATTACTTCAGCCCTTGCCTATTTCGGATAAAATTTGGGAAGTTATTTCTTTAGACTTTATTACGGGTTTAGCAAAACCAAAAGGGTTTCAAGCTATACTGGTAGTGGTGGATTGGTTGTTCAAATATGGccactttattttgttgaaacaTCCTTACACTGTAAGGAAAGTTGCTTAATTGCTTGCTAAGGAAATTGAATTATTTCAATTACAAACAACAACTATGAAAATGAGTTCTCCTTATGAGACCGATGGTCAAACGGAAGTGGTAAACCGATGTTTAGAAGCTTATTTACAATGTTTGATGTCGGAACAACCCAAGAATTGGTTATATGGGGGACCTTGGGCAGAAATTGGAGAAGTGTTTTATAAGGCAGCAGAACCGACTTTACCAACAAAGTTGACTCTTGAGGAGGAAGATAAGGGAGAGCCTGAGACAGTGCTAGCAGCCAGGGATATTTCGAAGGGCGGTAACATCATCAAACAATGGTTGATGGAACGGAAGGGAAGAACAAATAAGGAGACAACTTGGGAAGGTGAAGTGCTACTCCAGAGTCAATTTCCTTCTTTCAGCCATGAGAGCAAGGCTGCTATTGCAGAAGGGAGTAATGATAGGACCCTTAAGAATCATATGGTGGGAAGTGCATATGGGTTTGTTACTCAGcaagaaaaaattatagaagGAATAGATAGCCCAAAATATGGAATGTGTAtgtaagaagaaagaaagtggGATTAGGAAAAGAAATGGGGAGAAGTTAGTTAGGATGGGGAAATGACATGTCAAGAATCTAGGGATGGGGGAATTATGTTAtaagagagagaaggaagagtGTGAAGGGGGAGCAAGGTTGTGAGTTGGTTAGAAGGAGAGTAATTCTCTGAAGAAGTGTAGGACTCTGGTTTTACATGTGACTGAAAAGCTTTCGGCTCAGTCATTTTTTTACTGCATAATACTTGAGTAATATATCTGTGATTTTCAGTCTTATTGTTCGGTTTCTATCATTGGTGGTGTATAGTGGTGTTGACGGTAGAGTGCGGGGTGAATGAAAGTAGTACATGCAGCAGCTGCAGAAAAGAGCTCGTTAATTgagagattttaattttgagagaAATGAGTGAGGGAGAGCTCGAGAACTAGAACTGTGAGCTTTATATCTTCCCCacctaatgttttttttaattgtgttggaCTGTTGTTGGGCTACGTCAGTGTGTATGCGAGTCACACCATAGGGTCAATCCGAGTAACTTAGGTTTTTAGTGGGCCAGGTTTGATTTTGGCTAATACCAAAATTTGGAGTATATTTTAACCTATCCTACCTTGAACCTATGGTGGCTCACAAGTTGGGTCTCATGTTTTAACCCCACTTTGAAAGCTCAACTTTTTTccatttaatatgttttgaatttgtttttcctttcagGAAGGAATATCTATGGCCTGAGTTGGATGAGTTGCTTCGAAATGAGGATGATCCTAATACTGTCTCCACTCCTTATAAGGCTGCTATTCCTGAATATCGAGTGGTTATTCACAATTCAACTGTCACATCATGCAATGATAATCACCTAAATGTGGCAAATCGGAATACTGTGTTTGATATTCACCATCCTTGCAGGTATCTGATGTTTTTCATGTTTGATTTATGGCTGTTTGTTATTGTTTACTAAGCATTCAACGATGAAGCTGTTGTATCTTTTGTTGAAGGGTTAATGTTGCCGTTCAAAGAGAACTTCACAAACCTGACTCTGACCGATCTTGCATACATTTGGAGTTTGACATATCAGGGACCGGCATAATGTAAGTTGGACTATGTCAGCAAAGAGGGACCTCATTTGTTTTGTAAGCAAGGCCCCCAGAAAACCATagtatattttatcttttatggtttttaaataattttttgatataaaatatttttagatttgttcatttataagtaaaatttagttttagttgGATATGATGAAGTTGGGGATGTTTTAATTTCTGCGAGGgtttaaaatgttattacagTATTATTTTGCACGAGAATAGAGGTTGCAGCCAAAGAAAAGGCTCTAAGAGAGAAGGAGGTAGACCAAATTGGAACAAGATAAACTATGTTTAGGATGCTTTGTATCTATCCTCCAATCTAGTTTTTcatgagaaaacaaaatatagagGTCCTTTGTCCTTTCATCTTACAAAAGATTCTTTTCAGATATGTTTTCTCTAAGATCAACTTGCCGACATCTTGATTCTTCACTAAATCTTTAGGAGATATTCTTAAAATCTGGGTTTAGCACCTAAGTTAACTTTATGAACTAACTTGTAAGGTGAAGATTGTCCAAGAAATCTTCATAAAAGCCACATTAAGGTGGGTCAAAGGTACAAATAAATTGACTTTCTAATAAACACCCTCATGCTGATGGTTATGGCATTAATGATGGCTCAACAATGGATCTAGGAAagactattttaaaatttatacatagaGTCTAACTCAATCTTGTAAAGATGTCTTGACAGGTGAGGATTATCCAAGCATTTTATAAGGACACCACATTCACTACATCTCTACTCTGTCCGCGGCTGCATACACTCCGCCGCACCCAACACAATAAAGGTTCTCCAAAGAGGTTGCGATTAAGGAAGGCCAAGGATTATCACAATTAAGACAACTTTTTATCACATAACCAGCTgtatgaatataatatatagacTCAAATTGAGGGTGGGTGTTGAGTATTATATTCATATAGTGTGATCCTTATTTAGGGTGATATTCCCTTGATTATATAGTTTACTTGAATAGCTTGATCCTAATTCCTGAACTTCAGTGATTTTTATTCAGACCCcttgtatttaaatattttgtaccAATCATTCATAATACATGACAAAGTATTCTTCTCCACTTTCAACTGTTCAGAATTAAGTAATCAGGGGAGGGGGATGGTTTTGTCTGATCTTTTTTCAGATATGAAACTGGTAACCATGTGGGTGTTTTTGCTGAAAATTGTGATGAAACTTTTGAAGAAGCTGGAAAGTTGTTGGGTCAGGATTTAGATTTAATGTTTTACCTTCACACTGATAATGAGGATGGTACTCCCTTAGGAGGATCTCTTCCACCTCCTTTCCCTGGCCCTTGCACACTGCGCTTTGCTTTAGCTCATTTTGCAGATCTCTTGAACCCCCCACGCAAGGTTTTTACATAATATTCATTGACTGTTTTCcgtttctttatcttttcttatatAACAGTGTCCttcaatagaatttttttttttaaagaaaggaagaaacagTTAGATGTGCTTTTCTTTCAGGCTGCTTTAGTGGCTCTGGCTGCACACACTTTGGAACCCAGTGAGGCAGATAGATTAAATTTCCTCTCATCTCCTCAGGGAAAGGTTGAAGAAACTGCTGAGTTATACTGTTTCTTATTTCAAGTTGATACTTTCCTAtcttttcttctattaataatagtttgaaaattttggttttctaGGATGAGTACTCCAAATGGGTGGTTGGAAGTCAGAGAAGTGTCCTTGAGGTTATGGCTGAGTTC
This Vigna radiata var. radiata cultivar VC1973A unplaced genomic scaffold, Vradiata_ver6 scaffold_180, whole genome shotgun sequence DNA region includes the following protein-coding sequences:
- the LOC106778940 gene encoding uncharacterized protein LOC106778940; this encodes MRLARDVEEELQGEGFQRRGGARGWKSNRDWGTCQGEKFGFGLGQGPNLGKLGVGLGTTQNTQTKPLSVGSSSPHESNSATPQSSVFGDHSSIADRNRGTKHLPYSELMNRKAQGLCFRCGEKYHPLHRCTERQLQMVVLADDETVNESGEVIASEMREEEDDCTLECGSMELFAKVEVSWDGRNHPSTLRIKGSLNGVTLRVLIDSWASHNFISPHVVAALELKVDKRKMIGVRLGYRHQISTAGKCEKLDVQLGEFSTTLEPYGCGDLRRLFLIGKR